The following proteins are co-located in the Leptodactylus fuscus isolate aLepFus1 chromosome 8, aLepFus1.hap2, whole genome shotgun sequence genome:
- the LOC142217120 gene encoding olfactory receptor 2A12-like, with translation MGFDRYVAICHPLTYHQILNKKICTLIVVVIWISSFVNSSLFVTLLIKLPFDEVVSIHNFFCDAMDIFHASRSSSHEFNILVFVELVMLGLCPFFCNIWSYVKIIRVILHIKSKEGRKKSFSTCLSHLVVMTIYYSAIGLVYMVPFSDQMVIMKQILSVFYIAVVPMMNPLIYSLRNREIMTACQKLLKIK, from the coding sequence ATGGGGTTTGACCGTTACGTTGCCATTTGTCATCCATTGACCTATCACCAAATATTGAACAAGAAAATCTGCACCCTGATCGTGGTCGTCATCTGGATCTCATCCTTTGTCAATTCTTCCCTATTTGTAACTTTGCTGATTAAATTACCATTTGATGAAGTTGTAAGTATTCACAATTTCTTCTGTGACGCCATGGACATATTCCACGCATCTCGTAGCAGCTCCCATGAGTTTAATATCCTGGTCTTTGTAGAACTTGTGATGCTTGGACTTTGTCCATTCTTTTGCAACATTTGGTCCTATGTCAAAATAATCCGGGTGATTTTACACATTAAGTCGAAGGAGGGAAGGAAAAAAAGCTTCTCTACCTGCTTGTCCCATCTTGTTGTAATGACAATATACTACTCTGCTATTGGTTTGGTTTACATGGTGCCATTTTCAGATCAAATGGTGATCATGAAGCAGATCTTATCCGTCTTCTATATTGCAGTGGTGCCAATGATGAATCCGCTCATATACAGTTTGCGCAACCGGGAAATCATGACCGCTTGTCAGAAATTATTAAAGATCAAATGA
- the LOC142217119 gene encoding olfactory receptor 2L3-like, with product MENFTSLPTGFHILPFSFIAQSPAFILALFTGIYLLGVLLNALIVTLIYLDKQLHSPMYLFLCNLSFVDMSYTTTVIPRLLYMLSSGNYKVSFRQCFTQIFFFFVAAGSEDLLLFTMAYDRYVAICKPLHYHTILSNKVCSICIVSLWSCSALNSCLLTVSTMNMSFCHSTTIHHFYCDMITLMKISCAGKEILYYVIYFDGFVFGLFPFLCSLTSYTKILKVILLIKSGDGRKKAFSTCSSHLIVIMFYYSTAASVYFLPSSRYSDIQEQVCSLLYATVTPMLNPLIYSLRNKDVKAAVRRLLWIKYK from the coding sequence ATGGAGAACTTCACGTCTCTTCCTACAGGATTCCACATTTTGCCATTCTCCTTCATCGCTCAAAGTCCAGCCTTCATCTTGGCCCTGTTCACGGGGATCTACTTGCTCGGAGTCCTCCTGAATGCGCTGATTGTTACTCTCATCTATCTGGATAAGCAGCTGCACAGCCCCATGTATCTGTTCCTCTGTAACTTGTCCTTCGTGGACATGTCTTATACAACAACCGTCATCCCAAGACTCTTGTATATGCTTTCATCTGGAAACTACAAAGTGTCCTTCAGACAATGCTTCACCcagatcttcttcttcttcgtgGCTGCAGGATCAGAAGATCTTCTGTTGTTCACAATGGCCTATGACCGGTACGTCGCCATCTGTAAGCCTCTACACTATCACACCATACTGAGTaataaagtctgctccatctgtatagtCTCCTTGTGGTCCTGTTCAGCTTTAAACTCATGTCTGCTTACAGTCTCAACCATGAACATGTCCTTCTGTCATTCCACCACAATCCACCATTTCTATTGTGATATGATAACTCTGATGAAGATCTCATGTGCCGGAAAAGAAATACTTTATTATGTGATTTATTTTGATGGATTTGTTTTTGGACTTTTCCCTTTTTTGTGCAGTTTGACATCTTACACAAAAATATTAAAGGTTATATTGCTCATAAAATCTGGGGATGGAAGGaaaaaagccttctccacctgctcgTCCCATCTTATTGTAATAATGTTCTACTATAGCACGGCTGCCTCCGTctattttttgccttcttctagaTATTCTGATATTCAAGAACAGGTCTGCAGCTTGTTATACGCCACAGTCACCCCAATGTTAAACCCACTGATTTATAGTCTTAGGAATAAAGATGTGAAGGCGGCTGTGAGGAGATTGTTGTGGATAAAGTATAAATAG